In the genome of Nitrososphaerales archaeon, the window GTTCCCCAGTATGATACTCTTCATGGACAAGGCGAGGCAGCACTACAGGTCTAAGATAGTTAAGGAGTATCTGGAGAAGAATGAAGATACGATAAGGGTTGTATGGTTCCCGAATGCTTCTCCCGAGTTCAGTGCTGTAGAAGAGTGTTGGAGGCAGGGCGAGAAGGATCTGCTTCACTGCATATTCTATGACAGGTTCACGGATCTGAAGGGAAGTATAGCTGAATACTACAGGACGAAGAGGTTCAGGCTGAGCATAGTAAGGTATCTTCTTAGGGAAGCAGTGTAGCAACCAAAGAGG includes:
- a CDS encoding transposase; the encoded protein is FPSMILFMDKARQHYRSKIVKEYLEKNEDTIRVVWFPNASPEFSAVEECWRQGEKDLLHCIFYDRFTDLKGSIAEYYRTKRFRLSIVRYLLREAV